A genomic window from Sphingobacterium sp. BN32 includes:
- the ruvB gene encoding Holliday junction branch migration DNA helicase RuvB, with amino-acid sequence MNENLDPNPERLTPTDKDLERVLRPQTFDDFTGQAKILENLSIFVRAAKLRGEALDHVLLHGPPGLGKTTLSHIIANEMGVGIKITSGPVLDKPGDLAGLLTNLDEGDILFIDEIHRLSPLVEEYLYSAMEDFKIDIMLETGPNARSVQISLNPFTLVGATTRSGLLTAPLRARFGINSRLQYYDAKLLTDIIMRSAMILNVPISEEGAFEIARRSRGTPRIANALLRRTRDFAQIKGNGSIDMAIAQFALNALNVDEHGLDEMDNKILSTIIDKFKGGPVGVKTIATAVGEDEGTIEEVYEPFLIQEGYLMRTSRGRECTELAFKHLGKTNHYKGNTLF; translated from the coding sequence ATGAACGAAAACCTTGACCCAAATCCCGAAAGATTGACCCCCACAGATAAAGACTTGGAGCGCGTATTGCGGCCCCAGACTTTTGATGACTTTACGGGGCAAGCTAAGATTTTGGAGAACCTTTCGATATTTGTTAGAGCGGCAAAGCTTCGCGGAGAAGCTTTAGACCATGTTTTGCTACATGGCCCTCCAGGACTTGGTAAGACAACCCTGTCGCATATCATTGCAAATGAGATGGGCGTGGGGATTAAGATTACCTCCGGACCTGTATTGGATAAGCCTGGAGATCTTGCAGGACTACTGACAAATCTTGATGAAGGTGATATCTTATTCATTGACGAGATACACCGGTTAAGCCCCCTAGTTGAAGAATATCTGTATTCTGCCATGGAGGACTTCAAGATTGACATCATGCTGGAGACAGGACCTAATGCACGTTCTGTTCAGATTTCCTTGAATCCATTTACCTTAGTCGGTGCAACGACGCGTTCAGGTTTGCTTACAGCGCCATTACGTGCTCGCTTCGGTATCAACTCAAGGTTGCAATATTATGATGCGAAATTGTTGACGGATATTATCATGCGCTCAGCAATGATTCTTAATGTTCCGATATCCGAGGAAGGAGCATTCGAGATTGCGCGGCGCAGTCGTGGTACACCACGTATCGCAAATGCATTGTTGCGCAGAACGCGTGACTTTGCGCAGATCAAAGGGAATGGTTCTATCGATATGGCCATCGCTCAGTTCGCACTGAACGCATTAAATGTAGATGAGCACGGTCTTGATGAGATGGACAACAAAATATTGAGCACAATTATTGATAAATTTAAAGGTGGTCCGGTGGGCGTGAAGACGATAGCGACGGCAGTTGGAGAGGATGAAGGCACCATTGAAGAAGTATATGAGCCCTTTTTAATACAAGAGGGATACCTAATGCGAACCTCTAGAGGTAGAGAGTGTACAGAGCTTGCATTTAAACATTTAGGAAAAACAAATCATTACAAAGGAAATACATTGTTTTAA
- a CDS encoding DPP IV N-terminal domain-containing protein: MKKVYLSLLFICTGILFAQEKSTLAKPNYQQAAKFSPARLRTMIFSTEVSPNWINFSDKFWYEYSSPQGKNWYIVDPKARSKKEMFDRSEMAARITSIVRNPFDAQHLAIQNLRFKDNSDNIVRFEVQSSKDTVKSKEEIKKLTNKSDTIKKKVFFFEYNLSNNNLKEISDTTEKKDRLSWGSFNPDTTKVFFSKDYNLYWMDYANYQKAIKDEKDSTIVEHQITTDGVQYYSWGGEPYSVTTGDKKSEDEEKKKRNAVWLNWSPNGKHFAITRKDNRNLSALWVINNVGGKRPTLETYKYLMPGELDSTETDLFIFDAADLKPKRVDVQAFKNQTISLWNKDRSKESFKGKYFINYWHGDDNEFYIARSSRDLKRIDIVAVDVNGKVRTLVEERSNVYLDVKKPYIVNNGKQFIHWSQRDGWGHFYLYDISGKLIHQITKGDFHCDELTAYQEGTGNLLFKANGKEKDSDPYYTYFYSVNKNGGRISLLTPGDFDHQVAASESGNYFVDNFSRVNTAPLSNLYNSNGQLIMKLEESDLSQLFAAGYKFPEPFKVKAGDGVTDLYGVMYKPFDFDSTKTYPIIEYVYPGPQTEAVNKSFGRSMDRIDRLAQMGFIVVSVGNRGGHPSRSKWYHTYGYGNLRDYGLEDKKVVAEQLANKYSFIDIDRVGITGHSGGGFMSTAAMLVYPDFFKVAVSGAGNHENNIYNRWWSERHHGVKETVSTKGDTTFNYQIERNSDLAKNLKGKLLIVTGDIDNNVHPANSIRMVDALIKANKRFDFVLLPGQRHAFGEMTEYFFWRMADYFSEHLLGESKINEVDMTEINRDRPVRR; encoded by the coding sequence ATGAAAAAAGTTTATTTAAGCCTATTATTTATTTGCACAGGGATACTTTTCGCCCAGGAAAAGAGCACCCTCGCGAAACCAAATTACCAACAAGCAGCCAAGTTTTCACCGGCACGCTTAAGAACAATGATTTTCTCTACAGAAGTTTCCCCGAACTGGATTAACTTCTCCGACAAATTCTGGTATGAGTACAGTAGCCCGCAGGGAAAGAACTGGTATATTGTTGACCCGAAGGCTCGCTCTAAAAAAGAGATGTTCGACCGCTCAGAGATGGCGGCTAGAATCACTTCCATTGTCAGAAATCCATTCGATGCGCAACATCTAGCGATTCAAAATCTACGTTTTAAAGATAACAGCGACAATATTGTCCGCTTTGAAGTGCAGAGTTCTAAAGACACGGTAAAATCGAAAGAAGAGATTAAAAAGCTGACCAATAAAAGCGATACAATAAAGAAGAAGGTTTTCTTTTTTGAGTACAACCTTTCTAACAATAATCTGAAGGAAATTAGCGATACGACGGAGAAAAAGGATCGTCTATCATGGGGAAGCTTCAATCCAGACACGACGAAAGTATTCTTTAGCAAGGATTACAATCTGTATTGGATGGATTACGCGAACTACCAAAAGGCAATCAAAGATGAGAAAGACTCGACTATTGTGGAACACCAGATCACAACAGATGGTGTGCAGTATTATAGTTGGGGCGGTGAGCCGTACAGCGTAACTACTGGTGATAAAAAGTCGGAAGACGAAGAAAAGAAAAAGCGTAATGCGGTTTGGTTAAACTGGTCGCCAAACGGAAAGCACTTCGCCATAACACGTAAGGATAACAGAAACTTAAGCGCTTTATGGGTAATCAATAATGTAGGTGGAAAGCGCCCGACTTTAGAGACTTACAAGTATCTTATGCCTGGCGAATTAGACTCTACCGAGACTGATTTGTTTATCTTCGACGCTGCCGACCTGAAGCCTAAGCGTGTAGATGTGCAAGCATTCAAAAACCAGACGATTAGCCTGTGGAATAAGGATCGCAGCAAGGAAAGCTTTAAAGGAAAATATTTTATCAACTACTGGCATGGTGATGATAATGAGTTCTATATTGCGCGTTCAAGCAGAGATTTAAAACGCATTGATATCGTCGCTGTGGATGTTAATGGTAAGGTGAGAACTTTAGTGGAAGAGCGCTCTAATGTTTACCTGGACGTCAAGAAGCCTTATATTGTTAACAATGGCAAGCAATTTATCCATTGGTCACAACGTGATGGTTGGGGTCATTTCTACTTATATGACATCTCTGGAAAACTAATCCATCAGATTACTAAAGGGGATTTCCACTGTGATGAGCTTACGGCTTATCAAGAGGGAACCGGCAATTTGCTATTTAAAGCAAACGGTAAGGAGAAAGATTCCGATCCATATTACACGTATTTCTACTCCGTAAATAAGAACGGCGGAAGAATTAGCTTGCTGACACCTGGCGATTTTGACCACCAGGTTGCTGCCAGCGAAAGTGGAAACTACTTCGTAGACAACTTCTCACGTGTGAATACGGCGCCGCTTAGCAATTTATACAATTCCAATGGGCAGTTGATCATGAAATTAGAGGAGTCGGATCTGTCACAGTTATTCGCTGCCGGCTATAAATTCCCTGAACCGTTCAAAGTAAAAGCTGGAGATGGCGTTACGGACCTATACGGCGTGATGTACAAGCCTTTTGACTTTGATTCGACTAAGACCTACCCTATTATTGAATATGTTTACCCAGGACCGCAAACTGAGGCTGTGAACAAGAGCTTCGGAAGAAGCATGGATCGTATCGACCGACTGGCACAAATGGGCTTCATCGTTGTGTCTGTTGGTAACCGTGGTGGACATCCTTCACGTTCGAAATGGTATCATACTTATGGTTATGGCAACTTGAGAGATTATGGTTTGGAAGATAAAAAGGTAGTTGCGGAGCAACTGGCAAACAAATACAGCTTTATCGATATCGACCGTGTGGGGATTACAGGTCACTCCGGAGGTGGATTTATGTCGACAGCGGCAATGTTAGTCTATCCAGATTTCTTTAAGGTTGCTGTTTCGGGTGCGGGTAACCACGAAAACAATATTTACAACCGTTGGTGGAGCGAGCGACACCATGGGGTGAAAGAAACTGTATCTACCAAGGGAGATACAACATTTAACTATCAGATTGAACGTAATTCGGATTTAGCGAAGAATCTAAAAGGTAAGCTATTAATCGTCACTGGAGATATTGACAATAACGTGCACCCGGCGAATTCAATCCGTATGGTTGACGCGTTAATTAAAGCAAACAAACGCTTTGATTTTGTGTTACTTCCAGGACAACGCCATGCTTTTGGAGAGATGACAGAATACTTCTTCTGGCGTATGGCCGATTATTTTAGCGAACACCTATTAGGCGAGTCAAAGATTAACGAAGTCGATATGACGGAGATTAATAGAGATCGCCCGGTAAGAAGATAA
- a CDS encoding ATP-dependent RecD-like DNA helicase, protein MHIQNILRQQFSHQPTQQQLEVFQLLEEFLHTFAEDSCFVLKGYAGTGKTSIIGALVNALPRLQKRSVLLAPTGRAAKVMSAYSGRKALTIHKKIYRKKSAASIQMDFELGDNIHENTLFIVDEASMISNEGISMFSNGLLADLLQYVQSGENCSIMFVGDIAQLPPVGLEESPALIPAYLSDVFGLQVMHYELTDVVRQDKNSGILFNATKIRNEIRLEEEAPEYSYPQFVTSSYRDIFRMNGDRLIEGLHYAYDKFGLENCMVICRSNKSANLYNRHIRNQILFREEEITGGDLIMVVRNNYYWLQDNDETNTGFIANGDMAVIKKVSNVHDMHGFRFADLYLEFMDNNEGDAIRCRVLLDSLYVDSPNLPYEQQKELYERIAADYADIPYKKDRLEAIKKDPYYNALQIKFAYAITCHKAQGGQWPLVFVDQGYMIDEMLNTEFLRWLYTAITRATQELFLVNFNEKFYS, encoded by the coding sequence GTGCACATTCAAAATATCCTACGTCAACAGTTCTCGCATCAACCTACTCAACAGCAGCTGGAAGTATTCCAGCTGTTGGAGGAATTCTTACATACCTTCGCTGAAGATAGTTGCTTCGTTTTGAAGGGATATGCCGGTACGGGAAAGACTTCGATTATCGGCGCATTGGTGAATGCCTTGCCAAGGCTGCAGAAACGATCGGTTTTGTTGGCTCCGACGGGGCGCGCCGCTAAAGTGATGTCTGCCTATTCGGGTAGGAAAGCCTTAACGATTCACAAGAAAATTTACAGAAAGAAATCAGCCGCAAGCATTCAGATGGATTTCGAACTAGGCGACAATATACACGAGAACACGCTGTTTATTGTAGATGAAGCATCGATGATATCAAACGAGGGCATCTCTATGTTTTCCAACGGCTTATTGGCAGATTTATTGCAATATGTACAGTCTGGCGAAAATTGCTCCATCATGTTTGTGGGCGATATTGCCCAGCTTCCTCCTGTGGGTCTGGAAGAGAGTCCCGCATTGATTCCTGCTTATCTTTCGGATGTTTTCGGCTTGCAGGTAATGCACTACGAGCTCACTGATGTTGTTCGACAGGATAAAAATTCTGGAATTCTTTTTAATGCCACCAAGATCAGGAATGAGATACGTTTGGAAGAGGAAGCGCCAGAGTACAGCTACCCACAGTTTGTAACTAGCAGCTACCGCGATATCTTCCGGATGAATGGAGACCGGCTGATCGAAGGGCTACATTATGCTTACGACAAGTTTGGATTGGAAAACTGTATGGTCATCTGTCGCTCGAACAAGTCGGCCAACCTGTACAATCGTCATATCCGAAATCAGATTCTCTTTCGTGAGGAAGAGATTACAGGCGGCGACCTGATCATGGTGGTACGGAACAACTATTATTGGCTTCAGGATAACGATGAAACGAATACAGGATTTATCGCCAATGGCGATATGGCTGTCATCAAAAAGGTCAGCAATGTGCATGATATGCATGGTTTCCGCTTCGCCGATCTTTATCTAGAGTTTATGGATAATAACGAGGGCGACGCGATCCGTTGCCGAGTTTTATTAGACAGTCTGTATGTGGACTCGCCAAACCTGCCTTACGAGCAGCAGAAAGAGTTATACGAACGAATTGCGGCAGACTATGCGGACATTCCATACAAAAAAGACCGATTGGAAGCCATCAAGAAGGATCCGTATTATAATGCCCTGCAAATCAAATTTGCGTATGCTATTACCTGCCATAAAGCGCAGGGTGGACAATGGCCCTTGGTATTTGTAGACCAAGGTTATATGATCGATGAGATGCTGAATACCGAGTTTTTACGCTGGTTGTACACGGCAATCACTCGGGCAACACAAGAGCTATTTCTGGTGAATTTTAACGAAAAGTTCTATTCCTAA
- a CDS encoding DUF3822 family protein, whose amino-acid sequence MNYTAADFHLHFIAKYTLIVKANFVYDILYVIDQEGQLLVYMKYDSNKPSEEALKLLSLPFQQVYVSLPQSNLTFIPADLYQEDDQELYQDFMENPNQAIEVADLDYLQIKAVFQYDVLLAQRWKSLFSEAHLIPEFKLNLMQVRPHVPLKGEVLGVVFNDTSTDLFLFINGQFQFFNNFEVITEDDLSYFILNLFQTFGIQDKVTKAIVSAVDLEPSFQHKLQQLADEVLIIKSNTSVKTNDEVPSEVTSSYLLDLPLCV is encoded by the coding sequence ATGAATTATACTGCAGCAGATTTTCATCTACACTTTATCGCAAAATACACCCTAATAGTCAAAGCAAACTTCGTGTATGATATTCTATATGTAATTGACCAAGAAGGGCAATTGCTCGTTTACATGAAGTATGATAGCAACAAGCCTTCTGAAGAAGCACTGAAGCTATTGAGCTTGCCTTTTCAGCAAGTGTATGTGAGTTTACCACAAAGCAACCTAACCTTTATCCCGGCGGATCTTTACCAAGAGGACGACCAGGAGCTTTATCAGGACTTTATGGAAAACCCGAATCAAGCAATTGAAGTCGCAGATTTGGACTACCTGCAGATCAAAGCCGTGTTCCAGTATGATGTGCTTTTAGCACAGCGTTGGAAATCCTTATTTTCTGAAGCACACCTAATTCCTGAGTTCAAACTGAACCTGATGCAGGTAAGGCCCCATGTTCCCTTAAAAGGAGAGGTATTAGGCGTTGTGTTCAATGATACAAGCACAGACTTGTTTTTATTCATAAACGGACAGTTCCAGTTCTTCAATAACTTTGAAGTAATTACAGAAGACGACTTAAGCTATTTCATCTTAAACCTATTTCAGACCTTCGGCATTCAAGACAAGGTAACCAAAGCGATTGTCAGTGCGGTAGACCTGGAACCTTCTTTCCAACATAAGTTGCAGCAATTAGCAGACGAGGTATTGATTATTAAATCCAATACCAGCGTAAAAACTAACGATGAAGTACCGTCGGAAGTTACTAGCAGTTATCTATTAGATTTACCCTTATGCGTATAA
- the rsmD gene encoding 16S rRNA (guanine(966)-N(2))-methyltransferase RsmD, whose translation MRIIGGKAAGLRINPPTSLPVRPTTDIAKEALFNILNNRIDFDEIECLDLFAGTGNISFELASRGATSVDSIDQHAKCILYIAETAKKLNLTQIKTRRADVFKYIKSAKKSYDFIFADPPYDIGQLPQLAQMILENDLLKPGGLLVVEHPSARKLVESPYFVETRVYGNSSFSFYTK comes from the coding sequence ATGCGTATAATAGGAGGGAAAGCTGCGGGCTTAAGGATTAATCCGCCAACAAGCTTGCCAGTACGACCTACGACAGATATTGCCAAAGAGGCACTATTCAATATTCTCAATAATCGTATCGACTTTGACGAGATCGAATGCTTAGACCTATTTGCCGGCACGGGAAATATTTCTTTTGAATTAGCATCCAGAGGCGCCACGTCGGTAGATTCCATCGATCAGCATGCGAAATGCATTCTCTACATTGCTGAGACTGCCAAAAAGCTTAATCTTACGCAGATCAAAACACGTCGTGCCGATGTATTCAAATACATCAAATCGGCTAAGAAATCTTATGATTTTATATTTGCCGATCCCCCTTATGATATCGGGCAACTCCCTCAATTGGCACAGATGATCTTAGAAAATGATCTATTGAAACCCGGTGGGCTATTGGTTGTGGAGCACCCAAGTGCTAGAAAATTAGTAGAAAGTCCGTATTTTGTAGAAACAAGAGTCTACGGAAACTCTTCTTTTAGCTTTTATACCAAGTAA
- the coaD gene encoding pantetheine-phosphate adenylyltransferase, whose translation MKIAVFPGSFDPYTLAHHDLVERALPMFDKIYVAIGVNSSKVGLMDVDTKMDAIKELYASNPKIEVTTYKGLTVDYCKEVNAQVILRGLRNTTDLDYENIIAQNNLLLNPSVESYFLVSRSGLAHISSTIVRDIWRNNGDIKPLVPAQILIHIEKLDRK comes from the coding sequence ATGAAAATTGCAGTCTTTCCAGGGTCTTTTGATCCCTATACATTAGCACATCATGATCTAGTCGAACGCGCTTTGCCGATGTTCGATAAAATATATGTCGCCATTGGAGTTAATAGTTCTAAAGTGGGGCTAATGGATGTCGACACAAAAATGGACGCTATAAAAGAGCTTTATGCTTCCAATCCAAAGATCGAAGTGACAACTTACAAAGGCCTTACGGTAGATTATTGCAAGGAAGTTAATGCGCAGGTTATTTTACGTGGTCTTCGCAATACGACAGACCTTGACTATGAAAACATCATCGCGCAAAACAACCTATTGCTTAACCCGAGTGTGGAAAGTTATTTCTTGGTGAGTAGGAGCGGGTTAGCGCATATTTCCTCAACCATTGTGAGAGATATATGGCGAAATAACGGGGACATAAAGCCCTTAGTTCCCGCTCAAATTCTAATACATATTGAAAAGTTAGACCGTAAATAG
- a CDS encoding DEAD/DEAH box helicase, whose translation MLALEQYLKNLGIEKLNAMQEESLAAFDYHRDFMLLSPTGSGKTLAFALLMLKLMEKAKQKGTSALVIVPTRELALQIEQVIKALTKDITLVCVYGGSDTRAERKKLEIVPNLIVGTPGRIIYHIDRNPDLLKDVKILVLDEFDKSLELGFHDQLDLILKACPNIKNQIMTSATAIKEYPPFLKLNNPVSLNFLADSVLTPNLSYYQVEASSKMKLESLFKLICKIGTEKILIFCNHREAVDHIQRLLIGKGVECINYHGGLDQYDRELAIIKIKNGSEHILVTTDLGSRGLDIPEMKHVIHYQFPYKEEEFIHRNGRTGRNQSSGSVYGIFTPEDRFPEYFEDAQVLQLDEFYPLPDAPAFKTLRISAGKKDKINKVDIVGFLHSLAKMEKEDVGIINLKEFESYVAVASDKASAIAKAGNNTKIKGKKVRLFTV comes from the coding sequence ATGCTAGCATTAGAACAATATTTAAAAAACTTAGGCATCGAGAAGTTAAATGCCATGCAGGAGGAATCTCTGGCGGCTTTTGACTACCATAGAGACTTCATGCTTTTGTCACCTACGGGAAGTGGGAAAACCTTAGCCTTCGCATTATTAATGTTGAAGCTAATGGAAAAAGCAAAACAGAAAGGCACCTCGGCCCTAGTCATTGTTCCTACGCGTGAGCTGGCTTTGCAAATCGAACAAGTAATTAAAGCATTAACGAAGGATATTACCTTAGTTTGTGTTTATGGTGGCAGCGATACACGTGCTGAACGCAAAAAACTGGAAATAGTTCCCAATTTGATCGTTGGTACGCCGGGTCGTATCATTTATCATATCGACCGCAATCCGGATCTGTTGAAAGATGTTAAAATCTTAGTTTTAGATGAGTTTGATAAATCTTTGGAACTGGGTTTCCATGATCAGTTGGATCTTATCTTGAAGGCTTGCCCGAATATCAAAAATCAGATTATGACTTCCGCTACGGCAATTAAGGAGTACCCGCCTTTCTTGAAGCTGAACAATCCCGTATCCTTAAACTTTCTTGCGGACAGCGTATTGACGCCTAATTTGAGTTATTACCAAGTTGAAGCTAGCAGCAAGATGAAGCTGGAATCCCTCTTCAAGCTGATTTGCAAGATCGGTACGGAGAAGATTTTGATTTTCTGCAACCATCGCGAGGCGGTAGACCACATTCAGCGCTTACTGATCGGTAAAGGCGTTGAATGTATCAATTACCATGGCGGATTGGATCAATACGACCGCGAATTGGCGATCATCAAAATTAAGAACGGCAGTGAGCATATCCTCGTTACGACGGATTTAGGTTCGCGAGGTTTGGATATTCCGGAAATGAAGCATGTTATTCATTACCAGTTTCCATACAAGGAGGAGGAATTTATCCATAGAAATGGACGTACGGGCAGGAATCAGAGTTCTGGATCAGTTTATGGAATCTTTACGCCTGAAGATCGCTTTCCGGAATATTTTGAAGATGCGCAGGTCCTGCAACTAGACGAGTTCTATCCACTTCCTGATGCTCCGGCATTCAAGACCCTACGTATCTCGGCGGGTAAAAAAGATAAGATTAATAAGGTAGATATTGTTGGGTTCTTGCACTCATTGGCTAAAATGGAGAAAGAAGACGTGGGAATTATTAATCTGAAGGAATTTGAGTCTTATGTGGCTGTGGCAAGCGATAAAGCATCGGCGATTGCCAAGGCTGGAAACAACACGAAGATAAAAGGTAAAAAAGTTAGACTATTTACGGTCTAA
- a CDS encoding head GIN domain-containing protein: protein MRKLLTLALILLTTLVHAQQSEVRKLGINPSGIAVSTGIQAKIVKSDKNEVVLEAENHYQINRVETKIEDGILIIRAKRNSNIQNSRNLKATVYINPNLHHIEISSAGSLEINVPLEVRTLDIALSSAGVLKTKHISTGKLSIDASSASKLAIGSIKVNELDIEASSAASVVLTGLTGIASIDASTNANVNAAKVDAKTVSADASTGAKISIHVSETLKAEASSGGTVNYAGHPKTTNFEKSSGGTIHNAN from the coding sequence ATGAGAAAATTATTAACCTTGGCATTGATCCTGCTTACTACTCTTGTCCACGCTCAACAATCCGAAGTCAGAAAACTTGGAATCAATCCGTCCGGAATTGCTGTCTCAACAGGCATTCAAGCAAAAATCGTCAAATCCGACAAGAATGAAGTCGTGTTAGAGGCTGAAAATCACTATCAAATAAACAGAGTCGAGACCAAAATAGAGGATGGCATATTAATTATTCGCGCAAAGCGAAATAGTAACATTCAAAATTCTAGAAATCTAAAAGCGACGGTTTACATCAATCCGAATTTACATCATATTGAAATTTCCTCAGCAGGTAGTTTAGAGATTAACGTTCCATTAGAAGTTCGTACGTTAGATATAGCACTCTCCTCAGCAGGAGTCCTAAAAACAAAGCATATTTCTACCGGTAAACTATCCATCGATGCAAGCTCGGCTTCAAAACTAGCTATCGGCTCGATCAAAGTAAACGAACTGGATATTGAAGCATCCTCAGCAGCATCGGTCGTATTAACAGGCCTAACTGGAATCGCATCCATCGATGCAAGCACGAATGCAAACGTGAATGCAGCAAAGGTAGATGCAAAAACTGTATCCGCAGATGCAAGCACCGGAGCGAAAATCAGCATACATGTTAGCGAAACCTTGAAAGCAGAAGCTTCTTCAGGAGGAACAGTCAACTATGCAGGACACCCAAAAACAACAAACTTCGAAAAATCTAGCGGCGGAACTATCCATAACGCAAATTAA
- a CDS encoding Crp/Fnr family transcriptional regulator translates to MKLIEHFRKYYQIDDELEQKLDMIIETKEFNKGDVIFEPGTYLKHIYFIEAGFTRIFYYKNKKDITHLFFGSNSFSTGIESVFYRKPAFFGFQALAPSTISSMPFAVIEELAETNITMNKIIQKVLLDNLIHFSNRFYNTQFETAHERYNSLIHENPELFQNATLGHIASYLGISQQTLSVIRGQK, encoded by the coding sequence ATGAAATTAATAGAGCATTTTAGAAAGTATTATCAAATTGATGATGAGCTAGAGCAAAAGTTAGACATGATTATTGAAACCAAGGAGTTCAATAAAGGAGATGTTATTTTCGAGCCTGGCACCTATCTGAAACATATTTATTTTATCGAGGCGGGATTCACTCGAATCTTTTATTATAAAAATAAGAAAGACATTACCCACTTGTTTTTTGGTTCCAATTCGTTCAGTACGGGTATCGAAAGTGTTTTTTATCGGAAACCTGCTTTCTTCGGTTTTCAGGCGCTAGCGCCTTCCACCATAAGTTCTATGCCATTTGCTGTTATTGAAGAACTTGCGGAAACGAATATAACGATGAATAAAATAATTCAGAAAGTCCTGTTGGACAATCTGATTCATTTTTCGAACCGTTTCTACAATACGCAATTTGAAACGGCCCACGAACGTTACAATTCGCTTATCCATGAGAACCCGGAGCTATTTCAAAATGCCACACTGGGTCATATTGCCTCTTATCTCGGGATTTCACAACAAACCCTATCAGTAATACGCGGACAGAAATAG